The DNA region GACGCCGTCGAAAGCCTCGAAAATTCCCTCAATAATACGCCGTTCGATGAAAATTCTGCCATAGAAATACTGAAAAATCTCATCCGCGGGGGCACAATTGAACTTGTGGGCGTAAGCCCCGAATCGATCGCCCGCGCGATCGCGACCGCGGTTCCGGTGGAATGATGAGAGAGACATGGCGTCTTATAGAGCACCCCGCGCTTCCGGGGGCATTCAATATGGGCGCGGATTACGCCCTCATGAAGGCCGTATCGCGCGGCGACAGCCCGCCGGTGCTGCGCCTGTACCGGTGGATAGTCCCGGCCGTCACGATAGGGTATTTCCAGGTCATAGACGAGGAGCTCGACGCGGAGGCGTGCGCATCGGACGGGGTTCCCATAATACGCAGGATAACCGGCGGGGGCGCCGTTCTCCACGAGTTCGAGATCACCTACAGCGTGTGCGTACCCCTGGCGCATCCGCTCGCATTCGGGACCGTCCTTGACAGCTACCGGGGACTTCTCGCTCCCGTGATAGAAGCCCTCGCGCGCGTGGGCGTTACGGCCGAGTATCAGCCCGTGAACGATATCGTGACCAACGGCAAAAAAATCTCGGGGAGCGCGCAGACGCGCCGTGACGGGGTATTGCTGCAACACGGAACCCTGCTCCTGGACCTGGACGCCGCCAGGATGTTCAGGTACCTGAAAATCGCCCCGGAAAAACTCGCGGGAAAGGAGCCGGCCGGCGCGGCATCGCGCGTGACCTCCCTCAGGGAAATGATCGGTCCGCGTGCGGGGGGTGAGGCGTTTATCGGGGAGATGAATGCGGCGATAATCGGATCATTCCGGGATAAATGCTCGATCGAGTTTTCGGAATCAGTCCTTTCGCCCGCCGAGGAGGAGGATGCGCGCGGTGCGCGGGAGCGCCTTTTCGAAAATCCCGCGTGGAACCGCGACCGGGCGGTCAAGCCCTGACGCGTCAATCGAGGCCCCGCTCCTCGATCTTCTCGCGGATCGCCTGTACCTGCCGTTCGTTGTTGAGTATCTTGGTGAGCTTGCGCGCCGGATCGGACGACAGGTCTATCGGCACCGGATCCGTATAGTAACTCACGTGGAGCTGGCTTCCCTTCCTTTCGAATTTGCAGAACGCGTTGACGCGCGGCTTCATGAAGTCGTCGCGCCCGTAGCCCTTGATGAGGGCAAGCTCCTGCGTGCTGAGCTCGCATATGTCGTTCATCGTGTAGAACATCTGCGTGTGGTTGAGGATGGGGGATATCTTGTTGACGAACTCGGAGATGAGCTCGTAGTCGAAATGGGACTCGATCGCGTTCACGACCGCCTTGAGGGCGAACGCGGGCGCGACCTCGCTGCGGTAAGGCCGCTTCGACGTGAGGGCGTCGTAGATATCGCAGATAGAGACCATCTTGGGAAATTCGGGAAGCGTCTCATAGGGGAGCCCGTAATATCCTTCATGGTTGAACCGTTCGTGATG from Spirochaetota bacterium includes:
- a CDS encoding lipoate--protein ligase family protein, whose amino-acid sequence is MMRETWRLIEHPALPGAFNMGADYALMKAVSRGDSPPVLRLYRWIVPAVTIGYFQVIDEELDAEACASDGVPIIRRITGGGAVLHEFEITYSVCVPLAHPLAFGTVLDSYRGLLAPVIEALARVGVTAEYQPVNDIVTNGKKISGSAQTRRDGVLLQHGTLLLDLDAARMFRYLKIAPEKLAGKEPAGAASRVTSLREMIGPRAGGEAFIGEMNAAIIGSFRDKCSIEFSESVLSPAEEEDARGARERLFENPAWNRDRAVKP